The region AACGTAGTAGACCCTTCAGTTTTCGTAGAATCTTTAGGCATTATGTTCCTAAAGAAGAAATCATAGATGAAATGGAAGAGTCTGGATATCGATTAAACAAGAACTTCGATTTTTTACCTGAACAATCTTTTTCAATTTTTTCCTTGAGAATTTAACTTTGATAACCCTCTTACATAAATACATTCATCATAATCAATAGTCATTTGTTCTTCATCTACAATCTTATCATGCAATTTTATTCCTGTGTTTCTGACAATAACTATGGGTATTCTCTCATCAGCCTCACCCATGATTAATTGAGCGCCTGCACTTATATCGTCGGCTAAAGATCGTCTAGTAACTTTCAGTACGTTATTGAAAAGATCTTTTTTCCCTCTCTCATCTTTGATTGGATCAAAGCCAGCAACCCCTATAGCTATTCCAGAAGTACCTGATCTGGATGGCAATAATCTGCTATCAGTTATGACTATCCCTACCTTCCTACTAGTTTCTAAAAGTATCCTTCTTCTTAGTATCTCAGCTTTTTTAAAGGGCATTCT is a window of Candidatus Methylarchaceae archaeon HK02M2 DNA encoding:
- a CDS encoding coenzyme F420-0:L-glutamate ligase, whose translation is KIQDVIPSVEAKDFASKLHLQSSMAELILRESEVVLGGVPGFALSVKYGIFTPNAGIDRSNVKAGWAILYPRMPFKKAEILRRRILLETSRKVGIVITDSRLLPSRSGTSGIAIGVAGFDPIKDERGKKDLFNNVLKVTRRSLADDISAGAQLIMGEADERIPIVIVRNTGIKLHDKIVDEEQMTIDYDECIYVRGLSKLNSQGKN